In uncultured Cohaesibacter sp., a genomic segment contains:
- a CDS encoding GNAT family N-acetyltransferase, whose amino-acid sequence MKPNIETRIETKRLLLRRPRREDADRIASMLNDFETSKYLTPVPHPYTLADAKAWLRRPIASKAPLLVFVIEDATHGVVGNISLEEELGYWIGRPYWGNGYCSEAVRALLDFHFSKTEAMIRSGVHIDNPRSMAIQRKFGFETIGREKEYSCARAEKVERFVTRLCKENYLAAVNVCP is encoded by the coding sequence ATGAAACCGAATATCGAAACGCGCATAGAAACCAAACGCCTGCTTTTGCGCAGACCGCGCCGGGAAGATGCCGACCGCATCGCTTCCATGCTGAATGACTTCGAGACATCAAAATATCTCACTCCCGTCCCCCATCCCTATACACTTGCAGACGCAAAGGCCTGGCTCAGACGCCCGATTGCGAGCAAGGCGCCGCTGCTGGTGTTTGTGATCGAAGATGCCACCCACGGCGTGGTCGGCAATATTTCTCTCGAAGAAGAATTGGGCTATTGGATCGGGAGACCCTATTGGGGCAATGGATATTGCAGCGAAGCGGTTCGAGCCTTGCTCGATTTCCACTTCAGCAAAACCGAAGCAATGATCCGAAGTGGCGTCCATATAGACAATCCCCGCTCGATGGCCATTCAAAGAAAATTCGGATTTGAAACCATCGGAAGGGAAAAGGAATATTCCTGCGCCAGAGCGGAGAAAGTCGAACGTTTTGTTACCCGGCTTTGCAAAGAAAACTATCTGGCTGCAGTGAATGTCTGCCCCTGA
- a CDS encoding electron transfer flavoprotein-ubiquinone oxidoreductase: MTESMGTAASELPERESMEFDVVIVGAGPAGLSAAIRIMQQAAEKNEEISVVVLEKGSEVGAHILSGAVIDPVALDRLVPDWREDDSCPVKVAVKKDKFRLLGPAGAISLPGFIMPPLMHNDGNYIISLGNLCRWLAEKAEALGVEIYPGFAAAELLYDENGALRGVATGDMGVGKDGQPKDTYMRGMELLGKYTLISEGVRGSLAKQLIAKYALDKDCDIPKFGIGIKEIWEVDPAKHQVGLIEHSFGWPLDSSTGGGSFLYHMEGNQVAVGLVVYLNYKNPYLSPFEEFQRFKTHPVVKPLFEGGKRISYGARCIAEGGYQSVPRLTFPGGALIGCAAGFVNVPRIKGIHNAMDSGLFAANAVVDALGEGRANDELVAFEEGWRKGPIGKDLFKVRNVKPLWAKFGLLLGVGLGGLDMWTNSLFGFSFFGTQKHGKSDAKSTLPASQCKPIEYPKPDGQVTFDRLSSVYLSGANHEEDQPCHLVVADEALQKSSEHDVYAGLSQRFCPAAVYEWDESGEEPAYVINAANCVHCKTCDIKDPNGNITWTVPEGGGGPTYPNM; encoded by the coding sequence ATGACAGAGTCAATGGGAACCGCGGCAAGCGAACTTCCTGAACGCGAAAGCATGGAATTCGATGTAGTGATCGTTGGTGCAGGGCCTGCAGGGCTGTCTGCCGCCATTCGCATCATGCAGCAAGCCGCCGAAAAGAATGAAGAAATTTCTGTGGTGGTTCTGGAAAAGGGCTCGGAAGTGGGCGCGCATATTCTTTCCGGAGCCGTGATCGATCCGGTGGCGCTCGACCGTCTCGTTCCAGACTGGAGAGAAGATGACAGCTGCCCGGTGAAAGTGGCAGTGAAAAAGGACAAGTTCCGCCTGCTCGGACCGGCAGGCGCAATCAGTCTGCCCGGTTTCATCATGCCTCCACTGATGCATAATGATGGCAACTATATCATTTCCCTTGGCAATCTTTGCCGCTGGCTGGCTGAAAAGGCCGAAGCGCTGGGCGTGGAAATCTATCCCGGATTTGCCGCTGCCGAATTGCTCTATGATGAAAATGGCGCCTTGCGCGGCGTGGCAACGGGTGACATGGGCGTTGGCAAGGATGGTCAGCCCAAGGACACCTATATGCGCGGCATGGAACTGTTGGGCAAATATACCCTGATCAGCGAAGGCGTGCGCGGTTCACTGGCCAAGCAGCTGATTGCCAAATATGCGCTCGACAAGGATTGCGACATACCGAAATTCGGTATCGGCATCAAGGAAATCTGGGAAGTTGATCCCGCCAAGCATCAGGTCGGACTGATCGAACACAGCTTTGGCTGGCCGCTGGACAGTTCGACCGGTGGCGGCTCCTTCCTCTATCACATGGAAGGCAATCAGGTGGCTGTGGGACTGGTGGTCTATCTCAACTACAAGAATCCCTATCTCTCGCCCTTCGAGGAATTCCAGCGCTTCAAGACCCATCCGGTTGTCAAGCCGCTGTTTGAAGGTGGCAAGCGCATTTCCTATGGAGCTCGCTGCATTGCCGAGGGCGGCTATCAGTCGGTGCCACGCCTCACCTTCCCCGGCGGTGCGCTGATTGGTTGCGCGGCCGGTTTTGTCAATGTGCCCCGCATCAAGGGCATTCACAATGCCATGGATTCAGGTCTGTTTGCCGCCAATGCCGTCGTCGACGCCCTTGGCGAAGGGCGCGCCAATGACGAACTGGTTGCCTTTGAGGAAGGCTGGCGCAAGGGCCCGATCGGCAAGGATCTGTTCAAGGTTCGCAACGTCAAACCGCTCTGGGCCAAATTCGGCCTGTTGCTTGGTGTTGGCCTAGGCGGACTGGACATGTGGACCAATAGCCTGTTCGGCTTCTCCTTCTTTGGCACGCAAAAGCATGGCAAATCGGACGCCAAGTCAACATTGCCGGCCAGCCAGTGCAAACCGATCGAATATCCAAAGCCAGATGGCCAAGTGACCTTTGATCGCCTCAGCTCCGTCTATCTGTCCGGTGCCAACCATGAGGAGGATCAGCCCTGCCATCTGGTTGTTGCCGACGAAGCCTTGCAGAAAAGCTCCGAGCATGATGTCTATGCCGGTCTTTCCCAGCGCTTCTGCCCGGCGGCTGTTTATGAATGGGATGAAAGCGGCGAAGAGCCCGCCTATGTCATCAATGCCGCCAACTGCGTCCATTGCAAGACCTGTGACATCAAGGATCCGAACGGCAACATAACATGGACCGTCCCCGAGGGCGGCGGTGGGCCGACATATCCAAACATGTGA